The bacterium genome includes a region encoding these proteins:
- a CDS encoding PAS domain-containing protein, with the protein MTRLNTIQVISQKEAELLRLNRRVLDESPDLIAIVGKEYLYYYVNPAYVSIHKRTVNDFIGHHVREFLGEDIFTTVVGPNMEKCMNGEDVRYEAWFEFEQSGIYFMDVRYLPLHNTSGIVDRIVIITRNITFMKEAEQAKINHEKLQTIVQLAGTYNHEINNPLCSLSGYLELLKRDEQDAKKTEYIDKALEMVGRIADVTRKIEETTSIDLTDYPGGAKILNVSGNRK; encoded by the coding sequence ATGACACGCCTTAACACCATACAGGTAATCAGCCAGAAAGAAGCCGAACTCCTCCGCCTGAACCGTCGTGTTCTCGATGAATCCCCCGACCTCATCGCCATTGTGGGAAAGGAGTACCTTTACTATTATGTCAATCCCGCCTATGTGAGTATCCACAAACGAACGGTCAATGATTTTATCGGCCACCATGTCAGGGAATTTCTCGGCGAGGATATTTTCACCACAGTGGTCGGTCCGAACATGGAAAAGTGCATGAATGGCGAGGATGTGCGCTACGAAGCATGGTTCGAGTTCGAACAGTCGGGTATCTATTTTATGGATGTGCGGTATCTTCCGCTCCATAATACATCCGGTATCGTGGACCGTATCGTTATCATTACCAGAAACATCACCTTCATGAAAGAAGCCGAACAGGCAAAAATCAACCATGAGAAACTCCAGACAATCGTGCAGCTCGCCGGTACATACAACCATGAAATCAACAATCCGCTCTGCTCCCTTTCCGGGTATCTGGAACTTCTGAAACGTGACGAGCAGGATGCGAAAAAGACCGAATATATCGACAAGGCGCTCGAAATGGTCGGCAGAATTGCCGATGTGACCCGGAAAATCGAAGAAACGACATCCATCGATCTCACCGATTATCCCGGAGGTGCAAAAATCCTGAATGTATCCGGAAACAGGAAATGA